One Desulfovibrio inopinatus DSM 10711 genomic window, GAAGGGCAAGAAAATGGCCGGCCGCATGGGCGGCAAGCGTGTAACGTGCATCAATATTGAAGTCGTGGACGTTCGTCCCGAGGACAATCTCCTTCTGGTCAAAGGCCAAGTGCCTGGATCCAAGAATGGTTTGGTGTTCGTGCGTAAGCAGGCCTAGAGGATCTGAACATGGCTACCGTCAAAATATACGATCAAGACAAGCGTGAAGTCGGCGAGATGGAGCTTGCTCCGGAAGTTTTCGAAATTCCTGCCAAGCCAGAAATTCTGCATCTCGTTGTCCGTTCCCAGCTGGCAGCCAAACGCACTGGCACGCACAGCGTAAAAAACCGAAAAGTCATCACCGGTGGTGGCAAAAAACCTTGGCGCCAAAAAGGTACGGGCCGTGCTCGTGCCGGCTCTACTCGGTCTCCTTTGTGGCGCGGTGGTGCTGTGGCCCATGGTCCGCAGCCGCGTGATTACACCTTTAAGGTGAATAAGAAGGTCAAGAGTTTGGCATTGCGTATGGCTCTTTCTGCGAAGGTCAGTGGCGATGAACTCATGGTTGTTAACAAGATTGAGTTGCCCGAAGCCAAGACCAAGCTGTTCGCCAACGTGGTTAATACGCTTGGTGTGAAAAAAGCCTTGATTGTGCTCCCTGGTTCTGATAACACTCTTGAGCTTTCTGCACGCAATATTTCCGGAATCAAGGTTGTCCGCCAAGATATGCTCAATGTTTACGATGTACTGCGACATGAGCATGTCATTTTTCTTGAGGGCGCCGCGAAAGAGGTTCAAGAAAGGTTGAAATAATCATGAACTACGCACAGATACTCATAAAGCCTCTGATCTCAGAAAAGGCGACCTTGGCCAAGGAAGTGGCGAACCAGGTTGTGTTTTATATTGCTCCAGAGGCCAACAAAATTGAGGTCAAACGCGCTGTTGAAGCTGCATTTGGCGTCAAGGTGGCTGATGTCAATATTGTTCGCCGCCGTCCGTTGACGCGTCGTCGTCATGGTCGTGCTGTGGGCAAAATTTCCGGGTACAAAAAAGCCTACGTGACGTTGGTTCCGGGTGAAAAAATTGAATTTTTCGAGGGAGTCTAGCTATGGCTATGCGCAAGCTTAAACCCACGTCTCCCGGACGGCGCTTTCAAACGGTCGATACCTTCGATGATATCACGCAGACCACACCCGAAAAGAGCCTTGTCACCGGGATTACTAAAAAAGCTGGTCGTAACCAT contains:
- the rplW gene encoding 50S ribosomal protein L23, whose product is MNYAQILIKPLISEKATLAKEVANQVVFYIAPEANKIEVKRAVEAAFGVKVADVNIVRRRPLTRRRHGRAVGKISGYKKAYVTLVPGEKIEFFEGV
- the rplD gene encoding 50S ribosomal protein L4, whose amino-acid sequence is MATVKIYDQDKREVGEMELAPEVFEIPAKPEILHLVVRSQLAAKRTGTHSVKNRKVITGGGKKPWRQKGTGRARAGSTRSPLWRGGAVAHGPQPRDYTFKVNKKVKSLALRMALSAKVSGDELMVVNKIELPEAKTKLFANVVNTLGVKKALIVLPGSDNTLELSARNISGIKVVRQDMLNVYDVLRHEHVIFLEGAAKEVQERLK